The nucleotide window CCCTCACATTAGTGGTCAGTGCCTGTAAGGAATAATAACACTTCCTCTCATGCAAGTATTAGTAGTTAGTAGCCGACTGAACCAATTGTACCCGCAACCCCAATTGTCATTGGCAGAGACTAGCTTGGCACTAGCTGGAGGAAccaataatccccccccccccacacacacacacacacacacacactcccttAGTCGGGTCAGAACAATGGTTCCCCTGTTGGGTGTTCTAGTGATGGTATCCGGTGTCACTCAGATAAATGACATGCGGTGGCATTATGGGGTGTGAGTGAACTACTGGTCCACATCATGTAATTTATACATTACAACCcagtgagaaaaaaactcaaactaATATTTTCTCAATTTCACTAAATCAATGAGACAtatttttaagaataataaatgaatgggAATCATATAagtttttttgtgtacattttctgATTTATATCAGCTTAGccaaaatacatagaaaaattaTGGCTTTATATTTTTCCTAGTCCTATGTTGTACAGATCCTTATTACCCTAGTCTCCAGATTATAATTCTTGGAGTGAAGAAACTAAACACATTGGGTGGAAAGCTTTTGCCACAAACAGCAAGTATGCAATACATAACTGTCTAATACGGCACTGACTTGGACCACTTTTCACTATTGGCTCCACAGTGGACTCCTGATTAGATGACAACCCTTATCGGTACATGGTCTCTGCGTCTGGTTCTGTGAGCACCACAACCAAGTGCACATACTATATGGTGTacagctaaaacaaaaatacaccatTTCATATCTCTTTTGTCAGAAAGCTTtacctcctgatgactttttgatttttaaatttaggtctgttttaagtGACAGGTAAAAGAGTAGCTCTGTAGCTAGCACTTCTGCCTTTCCATCAATAGGGTACAAGGACTGGAGTCTAGAAACTCTCTAGAAATTGGGCATAGACTGTGATAATGGCATATGAATGTGGTagggattttagattgtgggTCCCTAAAGGGACACCTAcaaacatgactatggactttgaaaagtactgcataaaatatttgtactatacaaaaacataaaatattattattattattattattaaatgtctcGGAGGAAGAACACACCGTATACTTTAAAgagctatatacatttttatttagaaaaaaataaacaatggcaGAACTAATGCTCAATATGTTTGATAGGATACATGGTACAttagcttttttacatttgtaatttgtttaatttttatttttttacaggagatGAAGAAAACATAtctgataaaacagaaaaataaacttacatttatcaaaaaacCATTACAGATTTATCCTAAAATGTCAATTTATATGTGTAGAATGGCAGGTCTAGGAAGCTAAGattatctttatttaatttttactaagAATACTTTAGTACTTGCTAACAAATTGTTCTAGGTAATACAATATGAAAGAAAACTAGCTAACAAATTGTAAGTTCTGGGTAATACAACATGAAAGAAAACTTGCTAACAAATTGTAAGTTCTaggtaataaaatatgaaagaaattataaaaagtattaataaattCCTAATATGCCCTTAAAAACTTCAATTTGTggacttccgggggaggagtcaccacgagcagacacacacacatggaGCTCTGTTGGGTTTGGAGACTTGCATGTGTGTCTACTGATTCTGGAGACAAGGGACTTCCATCTGGTGCAGGGGAagactgctgctgctgtcctggataccttttatgtgctttcactagaaataatccattcatgtctcaattagctacaacttctacactgtccatagaagtgatggcctcaacctccaatgtggtccacgctccgtaacagggcccaccgcctcctactgcttGTTACTGCTTCCTCCTTCCCAGTttcctgactttagatgccagacactaatgcagtccacgctctgtctcagagcccaccgcctcctcctcttactgtaaatgatgctgccgcctgcccagtacccgactgtagatgccagacgctaatgctgtccacgctccatctcagagcccaccgcctcctcctcctgtatgctgtaaatgatgctgtaaATGATGGTGCCGGCTGACCAGTACCCAACTGTGGATGCCAGACagtaatgccgtccacgcttcgtctcagagcccacaacctcctcctcctactgtaaatgatgcagccacctgcccagtacctgactttagatgccagatattcatgctgtccacgctccaactcagagcccactgcctcctcctcttgctgtaaatgatgctgccgcctgcccagtacccgactgtagatgccagacatctgtattttgtatttggtttgattcaaaattttaaataaagaatgtttaaaaaaaaaaaaaaaacttcaatttgTGAATATTTAAAGCTCTATAGTTAAACCTAAAATTGaagtaatattttaatgcaaattcaACCAAAGCTTCAATTACATATTATAGTTGTATAGTGTTTGTAAACCATAATTTCTCCTATGCCCTACTGTCCTGTAGTTGACAATGCTGTGCTACAACCTAAAACTATGTTCTTAGCCTTGTATGGTATTCTTTGTGGGCTACAGAACATTCCCTTGGTATAAGTAGTCTTAATACACTGTCTCCCAAGAACGGGAAGTACATATATCTTCGTTTGAGCCCCAGGTCACACAAGCCGTGGTAACATGGTGTCCTCCAGAAGAGAAGCTTGGAGGCTTgagcacaaaaaagaaaagataagttTAGTTCCCCTTGTCTTCTGATGTGACTATCTTCTGTGAAGCTACCATGAAGCTCCTTGTCTTAGTATTCCAAAACATTCTATGGCCTACCAGATATATGGTATTGTTATGTTATGATGAGTAACTATATACCGGGATtatagttatataaatattattttaatattattaccttgtatttatatagcaccaacatattatgaagcaatttacaagtctgtagtcatgtcagtagctgtccctcaatgtcTAAGGCCGTCTGAAGGGAGCcaataaccctaactgcatgtttttgggatgcagcgggaaaccagagtgcccaaaCCTACACAAACCGGGAATATATGTCCTTGCGGTTTTTTATCCACCAGGCCAAGCTTGGAGGCCAACCTTTTTTGTAGTTAGGTTTTACTTAGCTGAacgaaaaataaaacataaaagtttgtTTCAGTCATCTTCATTCTTTAAGGTTAGTTTGAATATATACAAACATGTATCAGTTGTTTATTCTCACATTTTAAAGCAGTCTGTTTTGAGTTTGATGAGCAATTTGAACAAGGCCTTCTTGATCTCCTGGTTCCTGAGGCTGTAGATAATAGGATTCAATAGTGGGGTAACCACAATGTACAACAAAGACCTATATTTATTAATGCTTACAGTGCTGTTATCTGTGGGTACCATGTATACAGTGATTAAAGTTCCATAATACACACAAACAGTAGTAAGGTGGGAGCTACACGTGGAAAAAGCCTTTTGTCGACCAAAAGAAGAAGATATCTTCAGGATGATGAAGAAAATGTACATGTAGGTTATGATTATATAGGTGAAAGGGCAAAAGATCATGACTATGGATATCACAAAGTCTTGTAGCATCAAACTGGATGTGTTAGAGGTGGACAGCTCAACCACTGGtccaaaatcacagaaaaaatggtCAATATAATTAGGTCCACAGAATTTAAATTGAACCACCACCACTATTTCACTTGATATCAACAGGGTAACTAAAAACCATGAGCCCATAACCAAATAAAGGCAAACACGAGGATTCATAAGCAAAGCATAATGCAAGGGTCTGCAAACAGCCAGATATCGATCGTAAGACATAACAGCAATCAGAAAACATTGCACAAACCCAAATATACCAAacaaatataactgggtaatacaTCCCACTAATGTTACTCTTCCTTCCTCAATGAATATAATGTCCAGCATCATTGGCACAacactggtggtcagtaagaTGTCTGCTGTAGCCAAGTGTTTCAGGAAGTAAAACATTGGAACTTTAAGATGGTCAACAGTTGTCACTAAGATGATAATTAGAAGGTTTCCACTGAGTATGAAAAGGTAGGTTaatagaaatacaataaataagagAGTTTTGAACTTAGCCAGGCTACGAAACCCAAGTAAACGAATCTGGGTGACCTGAGTCTGATTGACGtcacacattttttgtacatagaAAATTATCTAAAGCAACTGAAAATTTTCCACctgtaagataaaaaataacatataaaatggTAATGTACAAAAGACAAATTGGTGAAGAAAACGTGCAATGTACAATGCTATGCTATGGGCCCGTAAAGCTTCTTGGTACCCCTGCAGCTCATTCAAAAAGTGCTATATCTAAATGCATACAGGTATACATGAGACAATGCTGTTTATTTTACAAGCAAATATCATTGAGTAAAGAAAGTATAGTATAAAGTACAACCGTAGTCCACACAACTATAGGATCTGCCCCCAACCCCAGAAAAGAAGAAAGTTACTTGAATACATAATTGAATACACATGTGGTACACCCAATCATTTAGCCTATGGTTTTTGTCCTATGGTGAAGACTAGTTACTCTGCTTATTGGGGATCATTGTGTGCCCCACACTCAACATAGATCAGAAAAATCAAagattaaaaataacaattgaCAATAGGAAAGTAGTATAACGAGAACGGTagacaaaatgttaaaaacaactTCTAAAGAAATACAAGCAGAACATGAAGGTCAAGGTCCATCGGTGTTTGATCGCTCCATCTGATGCTTTTTGAATGACAATGGGTTCAATGGAGGAAGACCCAGGAGGACTTAactgttgaaagaaaaaaacgCCAGTCTGGAATTTGCTAGAATGTATAAAACTCTGGACTGGAATTTGCTAGAATGTATAAAGCTTCAGACTGGAATTTTCTAGAATGTATATTGAAAGTCACAATGCTTTTGGGGcatgtcatttttgcagaaaaactGGACAAAACTGAAGCCTCTAGTGAAGTCACATCAGCTgtccacagacaaaaaaaaatcttttaaagaaaTAACACCCTACTGTGAAACACTGAGGAGGCatggttattgttattttttggctGCTTTACTCCACCTATTTTTGGGGACCTTAAGTCTATGCAGAAACCATACAATATCAAGACTATAGGCACATTCTGGAAGAAAACGGAGGATCCATGACCTACAACAAAGACAAAGATTTGTGTCATTGTGCAGTATCACAAATCTTTGTCTTTGGGACAACCTTTTGGAGCATTCATGCCCTATaacaaatgacacaaaacacacaaGAATGGTCAAGAACAAAACATTGGACTATGTTGAAATGGCCTTCTATaagccctgatttgaatcccatcaaacatttataaaaagaaaattcagtcTGGAGAAGACACCCTTTACACCTGACATAGCTGTTGAAATTTCCTCACGAAGAGTAGGCTAAACTACTTGCTGACATGTGAGAGCTAAAGGAACAACTTCTTTGCAGTCTAAAGATCTCTAaggattgaaaataaatattatgttaaatcTCCCATCAATTGGCCGGATTTATTTAAGATAACCCAGAATAAAAAAAGGCTATCGTGgaaaaaacctgggtgatccagcatatatttatataaatatatatacataaatttatatatattatatatacatatatcaattTAAAATGCTGGCTTACCTTCCTATAGGGTCATTGACAAATAGATACATGTTCTACTGAAGCCTTACATTCGGAACTCCATTGCCTGGTCAGCTTTGTTGTGAATTCTTGATCAACATCTTTGTGGATTCCTGTACCTGCATTACTgacaaaaatagcattttatatattacatattttttttgtttttactagaGTTTAATTTGTATTAAAGTGAAACATATGTAAAGATTgttcaaacatatttatatatcaatactAAAGGTTATGTATAATGCATGCATGCTGATTCGTTTAGACATTAATTGGCATCATCCAGACAAGCTAAGGGTTGAGACCCAGTGCATGtcctttcatttcttttacagaatataaatattgatttacattgcatgttttttattttttatgtactgtagaaattctgaaaaatataggtagaaaaacaaaagtaaaagacAAAACCATTCTTTTGCAGATATACTCATATTTTTCTTACCTGTGAACAGATAAGATTCACtctaaatgtattgaaatatatTAATTGTAATTATCAGTCAGTTGTAATTGTAGTTCTATTTATCTTCAAAACGTACCAGCAAATTGTGGAATTTTCTTGTTACCACCTTTATTTATATTGGAAGAACCATATGGGGAAGTTACTTGGGAATTGCCATAATTCAGTGTCTATCCCCAGAGTACAAAGATAATTAACTGGTGTGCACAGTGCTTATTAATGTCTAGCAAAATTAGCATGGGTTTTTCATATCTGACGTCGAAGATATTGGTGGAGAAGAACGATCCCGATTAGGTTACTTAGGCCTGACCTTTGATCTTTGGAAGGGATTTCTTGAATCCACAATATCTATATCCTTAGGCCAGCCTGAGTAATGTACCCAAGACAGTCCCAAGACAGTTCAATATCCAAATTATCTACGGGaccccatttttaaaaagaaaaccaaaagaaaaaaacacagtcaTGTGGCACAGGCCCCGAAATCAATGTAcccaaaaataaatgttcctgaagCTTGAGATCTTGAGCCCCTTTATCACCAATAGAAGGTGTATATTGGTAGCCAAGTGTCAGGACTCTCCACTCACCCCCATCTTTCCTTCTCCAACCAACAGGTATACAGGTAGCTGAGTTTCCGGTCTCTTCTCCCAACAAccaaacacatatattttttccCTGAATAATGTACCACacaaaatcaggcccaatacccAAAATTTTATGTTCCTGAAGTTGAGATCTCATCAATTATCTCTAGTTATAGAGGCATGCAGGTAGCCAAGTTTCTATCCAAGTCTTCTTTCATTTCCATCTTTCCTTCTCCAACCACCTTCTAACTATTTTTTCTCTGAATTTTGGGTATGGCTCCAATTTTGAGTGGCATATAATTGATGTGATCCCAAGCTTGGTATTGGTGCTTATGCATGTGCATAGCTCATCTGTATGTGTGTGAATATGTCTACATGCACAAGAACATGCACACCTTACACAATCATTAGCTACACTGATGCTAAGTGGATTTTTAAAGGCTCAAGGTTCTCTTGATTTCTTGCTGAGTGTTCTTCATCTGTCTTCCTGTTTGACCTGACCTAAGAACTTTGGATGCTTTGCACTAATCCAACTTATGTTCCTGATGTTTCCTTAAAAAATCTGAGTTTTAAAGTTATGGGTCAAAAAAGTGACAAAGGCTACACTCTTGATGCTAATCTGGCTGGTCCCTGATAGGTATTGCTGTCCACCACCTAATTCTAGATATTGCTACAGATGAAACCCATGCCCCTTCGGAGCCATCACACAAAATGTCACCTTTATCAGGTTCTTTTGAGCTGCAGAAGCAAGACAAGTTACCTTCATCACATTGAGCACCCATCCAACACGTCAACCTTTTCTGTTAAAgacaatctataaaaaataataggtgCCACATccaaaataataactaaaaaaataatcatcATATTTGCATAGACTTTAAAGACACCTTCTCATCATAATAACACCCTTCATACTTTTCatcaaatattaatttatataaacattaagCACAAAGATATTATCTGTATACATGTTAAAATATGAAAGATGTGTATTCAGTCTAAATTTCGACACGTTTTGcagaatctgcttcctcaggagttatGAGACTAATATCATAATTGAAAGTATAAAAATCTATGGTAgtgctttttttaatagatgatATTTATTCTTGAGGTGGTAGGTCTTCATATGCAGCCAGACAGGCAGAATTAGTATCCACAGACAACCCTCAATGTTCTTTCTATTTATAATGTGAGTAGTTATAAACAGGTGACTTCCTCCAGTATTATcacatttttcttatatatatatttcttgtgagtatatatatatatatatatatatatctaatgtaTCTTCCACTATTGCAAGCTGGGGACTGCTACTCTATCTTTGCACCAATCAAACACATGTCtacctttatttttctaataggGACAAAATAGGAAGAATTGGTGCCAATGCTTTCCGTTGATGACCCCAACTGTGACAACAAAACATCAACAAAAGTGTTCACTTTCTTTGGCTATGCAGTGGGCCTGACTTATTTAAGTTCCccatgactagagaagatagactatcatgtgagagcCTGAATAATCCAGCAATCATGCAATTAATTTCTATAAAGCACTTGCTATTATTTACCAGATTCactttaggtttgttggatcacccagtttctcccatgatagtctattttccccagtcttggagagctttaataaaataggcccaATGTGTTAGGAGTGTACGCAAACCCAATCCAGTAGGTCCCATGCCGTCACAGCACAGACTGGACAGCAAATGCAGTAATcctattctgtacagaaaaaaatatgcatgtgCAGCGAGATCTTTACATCTgagatggacattttttttttgttcatggcCCATGGCCGCCTGTAAAATGTAGTGCAAGTATcaaattttttatagtaggaagTTAATTATCATATTATGCacacattataaaatacaaaggatataatgttaaaataagcATCCAAATAGGTCCATTTAGTAGTAAAACTAAATTATTGGGAAGCCCTGATGAAGATAGATTTTGTTGGACTCCcaaaacatgttggctttttttcccccatataaTTGTAGACTCTATCAGATCACACTGCTCTTACAGTTTTGTATCTGATTTTTTCCAATCCAGTATACTGTACACTAATGACACATTACATTCACTCACCATTAGCCAACTGTAATTGTTTGCCTTCAGCTTCAACCACGGTACAGACAGTCACTAGGTAGGATTAAACCGGATGAtatcccatttaaaaaaacacaacactgcaAATGACCtctgaatttttttcttaaacactGTATTactgcaaagttattttttttcttatgctacATTTTGCCATTTTACACAACGACAATAATCAATAGTTGGTATCTTTGATGTATATGATCCTAAACATAAGGATCTGCTGGCTGTCCAATGAAAGGTAGTGGTATATTGAAGATATCACATGGGCTTGTTaaagttacaggtagtccctgagttaaggacatttgatATATGGACGTcttctagatatgaacagggcttccctgctcgttggtGTGCAGGTCAGAGGCCTGGGTGGGGGAGGGGGccgttcacatgacttgcagtagaagtgttctgcaacctcttgtaacttcAATGAGCAAGACAatctttgcagttgtttctttttgcatatcaaagcatagtttgctctagaagttaatgaatgtctaggcttttttttttgctttgtttgtgattagttcacagtgaggattttatagagtaactgacaccCCCTGCCTTATAatttgttaagacaaacatctgtcctaattgcatttattaaaataatgtacctgttccaacttacatacaaattcaacgtaagaacaaacctacagtccctatcatgtatgtaacctggggactacctgtaatactactgaatttttatttgattttatattagtaatatagGACATCAAACAtgctttcatttctttattcCTCAAGCTGTATATGAGAGGATTAAGTAATGGAGTCAATACAGTGTATGCcagagagacaacttttttcattttcttggaGTAGAGTTGAGAAGGGACCaggtaaattataaataatgtcccaaaatacataaaaacagaagTCAAATGAGAGCTACAGGTGGAGAAAGTTTTCATCCTCCAGTTCTTAGAGGAAA belongs to Pyxicephalus adspersus chromosome 2, UCB_Pads_2.0, whole genome shotgun sequence and includes:
- the LOC140322247 gene encoding olfactory receptor 5P81-like produces the protein MCDVNQTQVTQIRLLGFRSLAKFKTLLFIVFLLTYLFILSGNLLIIILVTTVDHLKVPMFYFLKHLATADILLTTSVVPMMLDIIFIEEGRVTLVGCITQLYLFGIFGFVQCFLIAVMSYDRYLAVCRPLHYALLMNPRVCLYLVMGSWFLVTLLISSEIVVVVQFKFCGPNYIDHFFCDFGPVVELSTSNTSSLMLQDFVISIVMIFCPFTYIIITYMYIFFIILKISSSFGRQKAFSTCSSHLTTVCVYYGTLITVYMVPTDNSTVSINKYRSLLYIVVTPLLNPIIYSLRNQEIKKALFKLLIKLKTDCFKM